In the genome of Aspergillus flavus chromosome 8, complete sequence, one region contains:
- a CDS encoding integral membrane PTH11-like protein, which translates to MATWDGTPSRETLVIVGYTVPTVLLVASTVLRLFAKMSNEGLHLDDHLIILASALEVAYSVTILACGVGHGFGRHTATIDLKDLEIFLKGEYIASHLYNLFLAATKLGILVLYYRIFPIPWFSKTVIGCSIFVLIWITIIEAFMGALCRPLNAFWDRTVKGECFNSTALTYFVNSSNMVTDLVLFALPIPVIVRVRTTRKKKIALITIFSIGFITCGISAARLAYVVAQGSADITWEGVPLGILSAFESLGGVLCANLPIIYRLFKTAAQKISSSVSGQKSKGSNLQYAYDSRAYGSKSHGRQNRRSTDSERWIQMPNESDSTEMQTHVQGMSPEMKADGFEMGPIPRDGIAVQREFHTTVEERV; encoded by the exons ATGGCGACCTGGGACGGAACGCCGTCAAGAGAGACATTGGTGATTGTAGGATACACGGTTCCGACGGTCCTGTTAGTTGCGAGCACGGTGCTGCGACTGTTTGCTAAAATGTCGAACGAGGGCCTTCATTTAGATGACCACCTAATCATCCTGGCAAGT GCCCTCGAAGTAGCATACTCGGTCACGATTTTGGCCTGCG GTGTGGGCCATGGATTCGGTCGTCACACCGCAACTATCGACCTCAAAGACCTGGAGATCTTCCTGAAG GGAGAGTACATCGCCAGTCACCTTTACAACCTCTTCCTTGCCGCAACCAAACTCGGCATCCTCGTCCTATACTACCGCATTTTCCCTATCCCCTGGTTCAGCAAGACAGTGATCGGGTGTTCAATATTTGTCCTGATATGGATAACCATTATCGAAGCATTCATGGGCGCATTATGTCGCCCACTGAACGCATTCTGGGATCGCACCGTCAAGGGTGAATGCTTCAACTCCACAGCCCTGACATACTTCGTCAACTCCTCCAACATGGTCACTGACCTCGTGCTTTTCGCTCTTCCTATCCCGGTCATCGTAAGAGTCCGCACAAcgcgaaagaagaagatcgctCTAATCACAATCTTTTCCATTGGATTCAT AACCTGCGGCATAAGCGCCGCCCGCCTAGCTTACGTCGTCGCCCAAGGCTCAGCAGACATTACCT GGGAAGGTGTACCTCTAGGAATCCTCTCCGCCTTCGAATCCCTCGGCGGCGTCCTCTGCGCCAACCTCCCGATAATCTACCGATTATTCAAAACCGCTGCACAGAAAATCAGCAGCAGCGTCTCGGGCCAGAAAAGCAAGGGCTCGAATCTTCAATACGCGTACGATTCCAGGGCGTACGGGTCTAAATCTCACGGCCGCCAAAACCGACGCAGCACTGATAGTGAAAGATGGATTCAGATGCCGAATGAGAGTGACTCTACCGAGATGCAGACGCATGTACAAGGTATGAGTCCTGAGATGAAGGCTGACGGGTTTGAGATGGGACCTATTCCTAGAGATGGGATTGCGGTACAGAGAGAGTTTCATACGACGGTTGAGGAGAGGGTTTGA
- a CDS encoding Zn(II)2Cys6 transcription factor, whose protein sequence is MVVYRAPESRSPFLTSDEERQSFDFFLHQTRYRFPIDFTDPVLRAAHSDEGLARAIISFGALQQIYECGDDPSLLSPQGQFAMRQYGRALEKVRVWLGNGAKDLSLVYCLLFACFECIRGCRRAAVVHIKSGLDILLQCGEELAWDVVSRDTMISMFIRLDNQLLGLLGTSLSRTLKRDGERGSSILERVALGPNGEYVVHSLHGVLNSIFHDRLDMALIMEGHSPSVRPVDRRRTSRYLKEWHGRFVETMSSPGLSRQYGTSYVGGQDPDIMRIWYIIGKMYVAVPPDGSEDAWDQFRPGFETIVSLVESYLLRTRQLSQKRAFSFDLGIVSPLYIVGVRCRDMSIRRRAVWLLESCERREILWDSTLAAMAARRVMEFEGSRDIWPKSLGRRVRNVTAVLDDDNGVSIEFE, encoded by the exons ATGGTGGTCTACCGCGCACCAGAATCTAGATCGCCTTTCTTGACATCCGACGAGGAAAGACAATcatttgacttcttcctccaccaaaCGAGATATCGCTTTCCAATTGACTTCACTGATCCGGTATTACGCGCTGCACATAGCGACGAGGGGCTTGCACGCGCGATTATCTCGTTCGGAGCTCTGCAGCAGATCTACGAGTGTGGTGAtgatccttctcttctgagTCCGCAGGGTCAGTTCGCCATGCGGCAGTATGGACGGGCCTTGGAAAAGGTGAGGGTTTGGCTTGGGAATGGTGCGAAGGACCTGAGTCTCGTTTAttgtttgctttttgcttGCTTTGAGTGTATCAGGGGCTGTCGAAGGGCGGCGGTTGTTCATATTAAATCTGGCTTGGATATACTGCTGCAGTGTGGAGAGGAGCTAGCCTGGGATGTTGTGTCGCGTGATACGATGATATCAATGTTTATAAGGTTGGATAATCAGTTGCTTGGGCTACTGGGTACATCGTTGTCTCGGACGTTGAAGCGGGATGGTGAGCGAGGTTCGTCTATCTTGGAGAGAGTTGCTCTCGGACCCAATGGCGAGTATGTGGTACATTCCTTGCATGGTGTGCTGAATTCTATCTTCCATGATCGGCTGGATATGGCATTGATTATGGAGGGTCACTCGCCGTCTGTTCGTCCAGTTGATCGGAGACGGACGTCGAGATACTTAAAGGAGTGGCATGGTAGGTTTGTGGAGACCATGTCCTCGCCAGGGCTAAGTCGTCAATATGGGACGTCGTATGTAGGCGGTCAGGATCCGGACATTATGCGCATTTGGTATATCATTGGGAAGATGTATGTTGCTGTCCCACCAGATGGTTCAGAGGATGCGTGGGACCAGTTTCGGCCGGGGTTTGAGACGATTGTTTCGCTTGTGGAGAGTTATCTATTGCGCACAAG GCAACTTTCACAAAAACGGGCGTTTTCTTTCGATCTTGGCATTGTCTCCCCGTTGTATATTGTTGGCGTGCGCTGTCGAGATATGAGTATTCGTCGTAGGGCCGTCTGGCTACTAGAGAGCTGTGAACGGAGGGAGATTCTATGGGATTCTACATTGGCTGCAATGGCTGCTAGGCGGGTCATGGAGTTTGAGGGGTCTCGGGATATTTGGCCGAAGTCACTTGGACGGAGAGTTAGAAATGTGACTGCTGTCTTGGACGATGATAATGGGGTCAGTATAGAGTTTGAATGA
- a CDS encoding putative vitamin H transporter: MTDYSSSPGSEPKAPSETVAEHQPLTAMEEKAILRRIDLCLLPLMFVSYLLQYLDKTAMSYTSILGLLPGTHMNTDQYSWASSAFYFGYMVASYPVSIGFVKFPIGKYLSIMMIIWAIILTCHAAASSFAGITTLRVLLGVFESAISPGFTIVVGMWYTPSEHALRSCIWFAGNGVASIFGGVLSYAIGHVHNRLGPWQWVFIIFGIITLVWSIFQFFVLPDSPLNAKFLSPSQRGPAYRRAQACQKTYQSREWKKDQFIEALIDPKTWFLFTYNFLVSLPNGGITNFSSLVIASFGFDTFNTLLYTIPMAAVALIFLLLSAVTCNRFRGLRCYWMIITLLVSLIGILLMRQLPVEKKWGRLVGVWLVTVFGAGFPLSLSLVSSNFAGFTKKSTVTAILFIGYCVGNIAGPQLFKKNQAPHYYSTFAAILACFCIAVLDVVLLRVYMVWENKRRDRKQGRVIEPETKEVEDSGDSTAGKEVGDVSDWQNPNFRFCL; this comes from the exons ATGACCGACTACAGCAGTTCTCCCGGGTCAGAGCCTAAAGCTCCAAGTGAGACCGTTGCCGAACATCAACCGCTGACGGCgatggaagaaaaagcgatCCTCCGTCGTATCGACCTCTG TCTACTTCCTCTGATGTTTGTGTCGTACCTGCTACAGTATCTGGACAAAACCGCGATGTCATATACTTCCATTCTTGGGCTGTTGCCTGGAACG cacATGAATACCGACCAGTACTCATGGGCCTCCAGTGCGTTTTACTTCGGCTACATGGTGGCATCCTATCCCGTATCGATAGGATTTGTCAAGTTTCCAATCGGGAAGTACCTCTCGATCATGAT GATCATCTGGGCAATCATCTTAACGTGCCATGCGGCTGCATCCAGCTTCGCAGGCATCACAACACTGCGAGTATTACTTGGCGTGTTTGAAAGTGCTATTAGCCCAGGCTTCACTATCGTGGTAGGCATGTGGTACACACCCTCCGAGCATGCTCTTAGAAGCTGCATCTGGTTTGCTGGCAACGGCGTTGCGTCTATCTTCGGAGGAGTTCTCTCATACGCAATTGGCCATGTCCACAACCGCTTGGGTCCATGGCAG TGGGtattcatcatcttcggaATAATCACCCTGGTTTGGTCAATCTTCCAATTCTTCGTCCTCCCCGACTCCCCACTAAACGCCAaattcctttccccctctcaACGCGGCCCAGCCTACCGTCGCGCGCAAGCCTGCCAAAAAACCTACCAAAGCCGCGAATGGAAGAAAGACCAATTCATCGAAGCTCTCATAGACCCAAAAACCTGGTTCCTGTTCACCTACAACTTCCTAGTTTCCCTTCCTAACGGCGGAATCACCAAC TTTTCAAGTCTGGTAATTGCCTCCTTCGGTTTCGACACCTTCAACACCCTCCTCTACACCATCCCCATGGCAGCAGTAGCcctgatcttcctcctcctcagcgcAGTCACCTGCAACCGCTTCCGTGGTCTCCGCTGCTACTGGATGATAATCACCCTGCTGGTTAGCCTAATCGGCATCCTTCTCATGCGCCAACTCCCAGTCGAGAAGAAATGGGGCCGTCTGGTAGGCGTCTGGCTGGTCACGGTCTTTGGCGCGGGATTCCCCCTCAGCCTTAGTCTGGTCTCGAGTAATTTCGCCGGCTTCACGAAGAAGAGTACCGTCACTGCGATCTTGTTTATCGGATACTGTGTGGGGAACATTGCGGGCCCGCAGCTTTTTAAGAAGAATCAGGCGCCGCATTATTAT TCTACGTTTGCAGCTATTCTGGCTTGTTTTTGCATTGCTGTTCTTGATGTAGTTCTGCTACGTGTTTATATGGTCTGGGAGAATAAGAGACGGGATCGAAAGCAGGGCCGTGTTATCGAGCCTGAGACTAAGGAGGTGGAAGATTCGGGGGATTCTACTGCTGGGAAGGAGGTGGGCGATGTGTCGGATTGGCAGAATCCGAACTTTCGATTCTGTTTGTAG
- a CDS encoding fungal-specific transcription factor domain-containing protein — protein MTHRQHDAGSVAIRSPPNTHSSPPAGRVTYYTHYEKWKRVTTISRPVPLLPWSIGMPDVDDVCLSFYSSVMCAVGVTVDDERFNPLRSTVMRLVFRTETAYYAVLMASAHYLRSVESRFELMEIQIRSEVLRGLRRALMKDNLDWEDLLVPTIFLCSSAISNSCDGSWVKHLACFQLIVKEMAYGHRKAPPVPQFFISYFSAHLVLAKSVFSIDDVLPVGKIPTNSTNHSSLVNSTNTEKVSWTSTKDLAKVMPADTLHEIDMWNGHSGHMLLIINEILSLKHDAQALRHQSSDLSTPQLAVQEKHAAIADKITTLEASLATTTQIIPVSLYKDRTSAESRHGFRLLKSTSEAYRLAAYLLLSEAVSPRFLGYTPASTQSIEQLRDSAQRAQYVDRIFHLASYVVSSVDHLPISWPLWPLFIASCCCSRDEETRTRALEIFGSAREKAPYENIPRAQTLVELLWKRRDMQTESDNSVRIGRFEWESAMESLGWQTSFA, from the exons ATGACCCATCGGCAACACGACGCTGGTTCCGTGGCGATCCGCTCTCCACCCAATACCCATAGCTCACCACCGGCCGGCCGAGTCACCTATTACACCCACTACGAGAAATGGAAAAGGGTGACGACTATTTCGCGTCCGGTACCCCTTTTACCATGGAGTATCGGTATGCCAGACGTGGACGATGTATGCTTGTCGTTTTACAGTTCCGTGATGTGCGCTGTCGGCGTGACCGTCGATGATGAGCGCTTCAACCCACTTCGAAGCACGGTTATGCGTCTCGTGTTTCGGACTGAGACAGCGTATTATGCCGTTCTTATGGCCAGTGCACATTATCTGCGCTCGGTTGAGAGTAGGTTTGAATTGATGGAGATCCAAATCCGCTCGGAGGTCCTGAGGGGCTTGCGGCGAGCCTTGATGAAAGACAATTTGGATTGGGAGGATTTGTTAGTGCCGACGATCTTTCTCTGCTCTTCCGCG ATTTCTAATAGCTGCGACGGCTCCTGGGTAAAGCATCTCGCCTGTTTTCAGTTGATCGTCAAGGAGATGGCCTATGGCCACAGGAAAGCTCCTCCTGTGCCACAATTCTTCATCAGCTACTTCTCTGCGCATCTCGTGCTGGCTAAATCGGTGTTCTCGATTGACGATGTCCTGCCTGTGGGTAAAATACCAACCAACTCTACTAACCATAGCTCCTTGGTCAACTCGACGAACACTGAAAAGGTATCATGGACCTCCACCAAGGATCTCGCCAAGGTGATGCCAGCCGACACACTCCATGAGATTGACATGTGGAACGGCCACAGCGGCCACATGTTACTGATCATTAACGAAATCCTGAGTCTCAAGCACGATGCCCAAGCACTCCGCCATCAATCCTCGGACCTGTCCACTCCCCAACTAGCAGTGCAAGAGAAACATGCAGCGATTGCGGATAAGATTACAACATTGGAAGCAAGTCTAGCGACAACGACCCAGATAATCCCGGTCTCCTTATATAAAGACCGCACCTCTGCCGAGTCGAGACATGGATTTCGTTTACTGAAAAGCACAAGCGAGGCCTATCGTCTGGCGGCCTATCTCCTCCTATCAGAGGCAGTTAGTCCTCGCTTCCTCGGGTATACCCCAGCCAGCACCCAGAGCATCGAACAGCTGAGGGATTCAGCCCAGAGGGCACAATACGTAGACCGCATCTTTCATTTAGCGAGCTACGTGGTCTCATCGGTGGATCATCTCCCCATCTCCTGGCCGCTATGGCCCCTGTTCATTGCCTCCTGCTGCTGTTCAAGGGACGAAGAGACTAGAACCAGAGCTCTGGAGATATTTGGCTCTGCCAGAGAAAAGGCCCCGTATGAGAATATCCCCAGAGCTCAAACATTAGTTGAGCTACTCTGGAAGCGCAGGGACATGCAGACAGAGTCGGACAACAGTGTGCGCATCGGTCGGTTCGAGTGGGAATCAGCGATGGAGTCTCTTGGCTGGCAGACGAGTTTCGCTTGA